Sequence from the Saccharopolyspora pogona genome:
ATCGGGTTGAGCCGGACGGTCATCGGCACGCCGCGCGCAGCGCAATGCTCATGCAGGTAGTCGATCGCCTTCTCCGCCTCGCCCCACGCCTGCTCGTCGGTCATCGCCGGATCTGGCTTGAACAGCACGTAGGAGGTCAGCTCGCACCCAGCCGTCGCCACCGCGTCCAGTCCGCGCAGGAAGGCCTCCAACGGCTCGCGCTTGCCCAGCACGCGTTCCCGCAGGTCCTCCGTGACGGTTTCGAAACCGGTGAGGATGTCGAGCTGTTTGCCGCTGTTCTCAGCAATCTCCTGCAGTCGCTCGACGGTCAGGAACTCCAACCGGGTTTCCAGCACGAGCTTGCGCACCCGGGGGAGCTTGCGGGTGGCCGCGGTGATCTGGGTGAGTGCCTCGGCGGGGAAGGTCGTTTCGTCGAACACCGAGCCCTCGTTGGCGATGGTCACCCGCTCCAGCACCCCCAAGGCGTGCTTGTCCTCCTCCAGCACGTACCTGAACTGGGCGAGCACCTGGTCCTCCGGCACCCACTCGCGGGAGGACTTGAACGGCAGCGCGCAGAACTTGCACTGGTACCGGCACCGCTTGGTGTTGAACAGGATCGCCAGATCCTGCTCCCCCAGGAAGTTCCGGTGCAGGAAGAAGTGAGGCCTATCAGAAGCCGGCGCGGACTCGCCCATTTGTTTCGGGGGCCCGAAGCTGCGGTACAGCTCGCCGAGAAATTCGTCGAGCGCGACGGTCATACTTCCTTCTTTCTGCGAAAATTTTGGGTCCGCTGGTGCAGCAGCGTTACGCAGCAGCAGCGCTTTCGGTAGTCAGCGGAAGAGTGTCCGGAAACGTGCGACAAGCTCAGAAAAGCGGAAAGTCGTATCAAGCCAAGACGAAATCCCGTGCTCAGCCGCTTCGACGAGCACGCCACAGACCCCCGCGGCGGGAGGGTCATAACCCGCACCATGCGCGATCTGTGATCCTGGACAGCAGCGGTCAGCGCCCATTCTGGGCGGCACATGCCGCTGTGGCGGAAGAGAGTCTCAATCGGCGAACGACAGGAGTCACACCAAGTCGAATTCGCCGAACCGCTCAGGCCGACCTCGTCGGCGGCGCTGAGGCTCATCCTGACGCCGCATGTGAATCAGTAAAGTGTCAACACAGTTCTTCCTGCTTGTGGATCCACAGCGACATCAAGGCGACGTTTGGTGATCGTTGCGTGTCGCAATCCTCCTCGACCGGGGCGGACAACCTCTCAATCATGAAATAACGACGACCTTTGTTGCAAGAAGATTCACACTATCGTCCTAGCTAGCCGGATCACTCATTTCCCAGAGACCGCACGTTCGGCGGGTCAGCGCGTGCGAGAGCGACACATCTTTCGTCTACAGTAGACAGCTGGGTGAGAGCTTCGAGGTCGGGCATCAGTCGCCGGGCTTGAACAACGCGACCAGACCGCGCACCAGCGCGATCAGGCCGAAACCCAGCCCGATGGCCAGTTCCGGGCCGACCAGCAGCCACACCAGCGCCAACCCGCTGAGGGCCAGCATCAGCAGGACCAACGCGGTCCGGATCGCTCCACCCGTCACTCGGACGTAGATCTGCGGCATCTTCGACACTCCTCGCTGCGCTTCCCGAGCGGCTCGGCGGGTCTGCAGCAAGGCACCTGGGAACTGCTCATCCGTCGAAAACCGCTTGAACTCCGATTGATCGCGGTGGTCGCACCGGCTCGCCCGGCCGGGCCCGGCAGATGGCCGCGATAGCCAGGACCAGGAGCAGGATCGCGACCACCGCCAGGCATCCCACCCCGTCGTTCTTCTTCTCCCGGAACTCGACGCGCCCGCTGAGCGGTTTTTCCGGGTGCTGTTCGGCGAAGTGCTGCTTCTGTCGCTCGGCGACTTCCGCCTCGGTCAACCACGGTGTCCGGTAGGAGCACTCTCCGCACCAGTACCGGCAATCGCCGGCCATGTCGTTCCCTTCCAAGTCGTGGCTCGGAAATCGCTCCGGTCGGCCGGGCATCCCCCACGCCCGACCGACCGGACCCCCAGTGGTGATGTGGTCAGGGGTGCTGCAGCCGCTGCATGATCAGGCCGACGAAATGGTCCATGTTCGCCTGCAGGCACGGCACCGAGGCGTGCTTGCCGGTGCAGCCCGGCGCCCACCCGCTCCCGTCCCCGTAGTCGATGAAGTCGTGCGGGATTCCGGTGGCGGTCAGGTTGGCGGAAGTCACCAGGTTGGTGTCCCGAGCGACCTTCTCGACGACCGCCTGGGGCGTGTTGTCGGTCAGGTCGCCGCCGTTGCCGGTGTACATGGCCACGCCCATGCCGCGCAGCGATTCGACGTGCTGGGCCGGGCTCTGCGCGTTCCATACCCCGTCCAGCGGCCACACCGGCGACCCGAAGATCGCCTCGGGGGCCACCGTCGGCATGCCGACTCCGGGAGCACCGAGGTGGCGATCACCGCGGCGCGTTGCGCCTGGTTGAGCAGATCCAGACCACCGGAGAAGCTGCCGACGTAGCTGAACAGCTCCGGCCGGTGCTCGGCGTAGTGGAACGCGCCGAAACCGCCCATCGGATGCCCGACGATCGCCCGGCCTTCGCGGGTCGGGATGGTCCGCAGGTTCGCGTCGATCAGCGGGAGCACCTGGTCGAGGTGGAAGGTCTCCCAGTTCTGCGGGCCGAGGGAACCGGGATCGACCCAGTTCGAGTACCAGCTGCGAACCCCGTTGGGGTGCACCGTGATCAGCGACGCGTCCTCGGTCGCCTGCTCGGCGATCTGCTGGTTCACAGGGCGGATGAGATTCTCGCCAGGGGCAGGGCGCCGTCCCGGTTGGGCGTGTATGTCGTGCTCGGTTTATGCCTGCAGCGCACGAGATCGTGTTCGTCGGTGCTGCGGGCGATGATCCCGTGGGATCGGCTGGCCCGGCTGTGCGGGCTCGAGTGGCGCCTGCCCTGTTCGCGGGCGTTGACCAAGCTGCGGGACCGGATCGGAGCGGTGCCGCTGGAGGTGCTGTTCGCCCGGATGACCGAGTGGCTGCCGGCTCGGCGTGCGGCGTGGTCGTATGCGTTCGGCCTGCGGGTATGTGCCTGGGACGGCACGGAGATCGAGGTGGCCGACACCCCCTCCAACCGACACCATTTCGGCCGTCACCGCAGGGCGGGTACGGATTCCGCTTCGCGACGGCTCTTAGCTGTCCCAACTCGACGACCTGGCCGACGCCCGCGCCTGACGGCGCAACGTGGCCCGCAACCGCAAACGCGGCCACAAACCGCCCAAACCCCACCAGATCAAAGGCGAGACCGTCCGGGTCATCGAAGCCGACATCACCATCACCACCGACGATGAAACACGGCCTTCGCCTACTACGACCGCCGCTGTTCATCGTGGAAGCGAACCAGCCATCTCGCCAGGCTCGTCGCGACGTACGACTGATCGTGCGCGGGGTCGCGCTGTGCCTGCTGGCTTGGTTCTCAGCGGTTGAACACCGGCAGATCGGCGGGAGGTTGCGGGATGAATCCGCCGTGCTGGGCCATCTGGTCGTAGAGATGGCCGTGCGACTCCGCGAGCGTTGCAAGCGCTCCGTTGACGTCGACGTGCACCAGCCGGCCGTCCCGCTTGACCACCCGCCCATCGACCAGCACCGTGTGCACGTTGCCCGAGTTGGTCTGCGCAATGATCGCGCCACAAGGGTCGTGGCGGTTCCAACCGGCCTGGCTGATGCCTGACATGTCCAGCAATACGATGTCGGCCCGCTTGCCCGGTGCCAGGGTTCCTGTTACGTCGTCGACGCCCGCGGCGCGGGCACCGTTGACCGTGAGCCACCGCAAGGCGTCGCGCGTTTTCCACCGCATGACCGTGGGCAGTGTCGACCGCGCGTAGTCTTCTTGATCGTCCCTCCATCGGGTCACCTGTAGGACGAGCCGTGCGTGTGAAATCATGTCGCCTCCGGTACTGCTCGTGCAGTCGATGCCGAGGCTTGGCCCGGGCGTGTTCTCGGTAGCCTCACGAATGACCGGGAATCCCATGCCCATCTGCATCTCGGTCTCGGCGCAAACCGAGATCATGGTGCCGGTACCGCGCAGCAGGTGCCATTCGTTCTTAGTGCTGAATGTCCCGTGCACCAGGAGAAGATCGCTGCCGAGCATGTTGTGGGCGTGCAGCGCCTCGATGTCCTTGAACAGGTTGCGCGCGATGACTTGGTTGGAGTGGAACGTGATGCGTGCGCCGAGCTCGCGGGCCAGCTCGAATTCCTGCTTGACGTCCCCGAAGGGAGCGATGGCTAGTTCCTGCGGGGCGATGCCGAAGCGCAGCAGCTGTTGCTCGCTCGTGAAGTACTGGGCGCGGATTTCCCGCGCCAGTCGCGCCCGCCGGGCGAAGTCGCCTTCTTCCACCGACTCGTCCAGCCCGCCTTTGGTCTCGGACCACGTGTTCGACGTGATGGGCAGGAGGCCGTGGCCGTACAGCGCGCGCACGCCCGCGTCGCGGAGTCCGGCGACCGCGGCGTGCGCGTGGTCGCCGGTGACGATGTTGTGGCAGTAGTCGACCACCGTGGTCACCCCCGAGTTAAGGCAATCGAGGCCACCGAGGTAATTGCCCGCATACATGTCCTGCGGGCGGTACTTCGTCGCCATCTGCAGCCGGAATCCCCTCAGGTAGTCGAGGATGTTCCCGTCGGCCAGAATGCCCCGGAGCCCGGTTTGCCAGGTGTGTCGATGGGTGTCGACCATGCCCGGCATGGCGATCATCGACGAGGCGTCGATTCGCTCGGTGTCGCCGACGTCGAGGTTCGGCCCGATCTCGACGATGACACCGCCCTCGACGAGGATGTCGGCTCGTTCGAAGTCGCCGAGAACGTCGTCCATCGTCACCACGGCAGCGTTCTCGATCAGTGTGCGCATGGCCGAGTGCTCCTCTCCGTGCGGCGGGCAATCGGATGCCGTCCTCAAGCGATCCCGTTCGGTCGTTGATCGGCTGTGGAGAAGATGCCGTCTCGCAGACGGGGCAGCGCTTCTACTGGTCCACGTCAATCCGAAAACTCAGCGGCGGTGTCAGTCGCATCGTCGCGTGGTCTTCTGTTGAGTGACCCAGGTGGCGATTTGCGTCCGAGTGGTGAAGCCGAGTTTGGTCAGGATGTGGTCGATGTGGGCCTCAGCGGTGCGGCGGGAGATCACCATGATGGCGGCGATTTCTTTGTTGGTGTTGCCCTGCGTGACCAGCGCTGCTACCTCTCGCTCACGCGGAGTAAGCACCGGCGCGTGCGGTTCTTCGGTCCTGAGGCTTGCTGGTTCCCCGGCTTTGCTCGGATTCCGTATCCATGCGATGGCGTCGTCGAAGTCGAGCCGTGTGGCGCGGTGAACGTCTTTCTGAAACGTCTCGTCACCGAGTGAGCTACGTGCTACTGCCTCGTAGTGGTCGTGTAGGCGCGCGACATGTTTGTGGCCGGCGAGCGACGCATCGACGTTCTTTTTGATCGTGTGGGACACGCCGAACAAGGTCGCAGCCCGTGCCGGGTCACCGTCTGCGCTGGCTATGCAGGCCAGAATCTCAACGCACAATGCGATCTGAAACTGCTCATGGAAGCCGAGCCGCAGGCGGAGACTTTCCAGTTCCGCAGCAGTGGCTTGATGGTAATTGCCCGCTAGTAGGTCTGCTATTCCCTTCGCCCACAGGGCAAGCGATCTCATCCACTGTTCGCCGTAGGTCTCCTTGACGGCAGGGCACCCGCGGAACAGGTCAGCGGCGCGCTCATGATCGCCAAGGAACGCGGCTGCCAACGCGAGCTCGATCTGATCGTAGGCGGCGGCAGCGTGATCGCCAATCAGCCGATGCTTAGCGAGAGCGTCTTCGAAGAGCGCGCTCGCCCGCGCCGGATCTTCGTTGAACAGGGCGGTGAGCCCCGAGATCTGCGTGACGTAGGCCGCCCCTGATTGGTCGCCCAACTCCGCCGCCAGCGCGCTCGCCTGCTCGAGAAGGGCTGACCCGGATGACGCGGCGTTGAGCGCGGCATTCAAGTACCCGTCGACGTAGAGCGCTTTGACACGTACCGGATCGCGTTCCGTGCTGAGCGCCAAGAATCGATCCAGCCAACGACGTCCCTCGTAGACATGCCCGCTGCTGAGCCAGAAGAATCGGAGGGAGGAAGCGATCACCAAGCCTGCTTGCGATTCGCCGGGCTCGGAAGCCGAGAATTCAAGTGACTCGCGCAGGTTGGCGTGCTCGGCTCGTAGCCGGGCGAAGACCGTCGTGTGTCCGGCGCTGAACCATTCTGCCTCGGCTTGGGCGGCGAGGTGCCGGTAGTAGTGCAGATGCTTGCGACGGACGATGGTGGTCTCACCGAGTTCCGCGAGGCGGTCCCGGCCGTAATCCCGGAGTGTGTCCAGCAGCCGATAACGGGTCTTGCCGGGATATCTTTCCGCGGTCACGATCGATTTGTCGATCAAACCCCCGAGCAGATCAAGTACCTCGTCGGTCCCGATGCCGTCGCCTGAACCGATCACTTCGGCGGCCTCCAGATCGAACCCTGGACCGAACACAGACAGTCGTGCCCACAGCACTTGTTCGGCGGTGGAGCACAGCCGGTAGCTCCAGTCGACCATGTTTTGCAGGGTCTGCTGGCGGGTCGGCGCTGTCCTGTCTCCGTCAGTCAGCATTTGAAAGCGGTGATCGAGGCGGTCCACGATCTCCTCTGCCGTCATGAACCGAAGCGCGACTGCGGCGAGTTCGATCGCCAGTGGAATGCCGTCTAGTCGACGGCACAATCGCATGACAACCTGGGCGTTGTCTGCGCTGACGGCGAAGGTTGGATCCACCGCTTGAGCTCGCTCCTCGAGCAGCGCAACCGCTGCGTATCGAAGGAGAGTCGCCCGTTCCGGAGATCCTGCGCTGTCCGGGGGGACCGAGAAGGGAGCCAGCTCCAGGACAGTCTCGCCGGCAATGCTCAGGGGTTGGCGGCTGGTGGTCAGGATCCGCATCAGCGGGCACTGTTCGAGCAGCGAACGCGCGAGCTGCGCGCACCCATCCAGAATGTGCTCGCAGTTGTCCAGCACAAGCAGGAGCGGGCGGTCACGAAGACGGTCCGGAAGCTGCGCCAATGGCGTCGTCCCAGACTGATGTTGCAGGCCGAACGCGGCGGCTACGGTGCCGGAGACGAGTCCTGGATCATTCAGACCGGCAAGCTCGATGAACCAGACACCGCCCGGAAATGACCGCTCAAGCAACGCGCCCGCCCGCAATGCCAACCTGGTCTTGCCCACACCACCGACGCCTGTAAGGGTCACTACCCGTGAGGAGCTCAGAAATTTCCTCACGTCGGCCAACTCGCGCCGACGCCCCACAAAGCTCGTAAGTTCCACCGGTGGACGGGCCGCGTGCCAGGTGGGCACAGCCACTGACATGATCGATTCAGCTTAGCTGCTCCTAACGGGCAGGTCAAGCGAAACCGGTGGGGCTCGAATATTGGATTTTCGCGATACGGCAAGTGGATCTTCAACAAATCCAGGTCGGCGTCAATCTTCTTTGCCAGACCGAGCTTGGTCACCAGGCGATGCATCGCGAAGATCCCACCGAAGTCGCCTCGACGTGACCGCCGATCTCATAGTTGATCTTACCCGAGGTGAACGAACATGGGCCCGGACTGCTCACCCCAGTGCCCCGCCAGCCGGTGCCGGGCCTCCACCTTGCGCCGCCGGCGTGCCGAGTTCCGCGCCTGCTGAAGGGCTAGCGCACGACTAGCACGGGACGGCGACCACACAACCGTGCTGACCAAACTCCGGGAACGTGGCATCCTACCGCGACGCGGGCGGACAGCGGTGGCGCAGCCACGGCAACGAGCTGTGGCAGGTCGCCCCGGACGGGCTGCTGGCGGTCCGCGAGGCGAGCATCAACGACTACCGGCTTGAGCCGTCCGAGCGGCGCCTCTGATTCGCGGGTGGCATCCGGTAGTCGGGTACCGGCGAACGATGCTCCGGTGGTGTTTCCACGCGAAGGTCCCGGCCGACGATGTCGATCCCGCGGTGCTACGGATGTGTGAGCGTGGTGCGGAAATCGGGCGGCACCACCAACTTTCTGCCCTCGACATCCCGGTCTGCGCCCGTACAGCATGTGGACATGGACATCTCGTTGGTGCTCCTGGTCATCGTCACCGCCATGGTGTTCGATTTCACCAACGGATTCCACGACACCGCGAACGCGATGGCGACCTCGATCGCCACCCGCGCCCTCCGGCCGAAGGTCGCGGTCGGGATTTCGGCCGTGCTCAACCTCGTGGGTGCTTTTCTGTCGGTCCAGGTGGCCCAGACGATTTCCAGCGGAATCGTCAACGAGGCCCGGATCGGTCCGTCGGTCGTCTTCGGGGGTTTGGTGGGCGCGATCCTCTGGAACCTGGCCACCTGGTTGGTCGGGCTGCCATCGAGTTCCTCGCACGCGCTGATCGGAGGGCTCATCGGTGCTACGTGGGTGGCGGCCGGTTCCAGCGCAGTGCAGTTCGCCACGGTCGTCGAGAAAATAGTAGTGCCTGCGCTGACGTCCCCGGTGATCGCGGGCGTAGTGGCCATGATCGCCACCTACCTCGCCTATGTCCTGACCCGCCGCACCGACCGATCGGTGCGTGTGGGCGGGTTCCGGGCCGGTCAGGTGGCCTCTGCCTCGCTGGTATCGCTGGCGCACGGCACGAACGACGCGCAGAAGACGATGGGCGTGATCACGCTGACGTTGATCACGGCCGGCGCGCTGCCCGTGGGTTCGCGTCCGCCGGTGTGGGTGATTCTCATCGCCGGGCTGTCCATAGGGGTGGGTACCTACTTCGGTGGGTGGCGAATCATCCACACCGTGGGCAAGCGCATCACCGAGATCGAGTCGCCGCAGGGTTTCGCGGCGGAGGCCAGCACCGCCGCGGTGATCCTTTCCAGTTCGCATGTCGGTTTCCCGCTGTCCACCACGCACGTCGCCTCGGGCAGCGTCGTCGGAGCGGGCGTCGGCAAGAAACTGGCCGA
This genomic interval carries:
- a CDS encoding amidohydrolase family protein, with translation MRTLIENAAVVTMDDVLGDFERADILVEGGVIVEIGPNLDVGDTERIDASSMIAMPGMVDTHRHTWQTGLRGILADGNILDYLRGFRLQMATKYRPQDMYAGNYLGGLDCLNSGVTTVVDYCHNIVTGDHAHAAVAGLRDAGVRALYGHGLLPITSNTWSETKGGLDESVEEGDFARRARLAREIRAQYFTSEQQLLRFGIAPQELAIAPFGDVKQEFELARELGARITFHSNQVIARNLFKDIEALHAHNMLGSDLLLVHGTFSTKNEWHLLRGTGTMISVCAETEMQMGMGFPVIREATENTPGPSLGIDCTSSTGGDMISHARLVLQVTRWRDDQEDYARSTLPTVMRWKTRDALRWLTVNGARAAGVDDVTGTLAPGKRADIVLLDMSGISQAGWNRHDPCGAIIAQTNSGNVHTVLVDGRVVKRDGRLVHVDVNGALATLAESHGHLYDQMAQHGGFIPQPPADLPVFNR
- a CDS encoding alpha/beta hydrolase, with amino-acid sequence MNQQIAEQATEDASLITVHPNGVRSWYSNWVDPGSLGPQNWETFHLDQVLPLIDANLRTIPTREGRAIVGHPMGGFGAFHYAEHRPELFSYVGSFSGGLDLLNQAQRAAVIATSVLPESACRRWPPRRSSGRRCGRWTGYGTRRARPSTSNRCAAWAWPCTPATAAT
- a CDS encoding radical SAM protein — encoded protein: MTVALDEFLGELYRSFGPPKQMGESAPASDRPHFFLHRNFLGEQDLAILFNTKRCRYQCKFCALPFKSSREWVPEDQVLAQFRYVLEEDKHALGVLERVTIANEGSVFDETTFPAEALTQITAATRKLPRVRKLVLETRLEFLTVERLQEIAENSGKQLDILTGFETVTEDLRERVLGKREPLEAFLRGLDAVATAGCELTSYVLFKPDPAMTDEQAWGEAEKAIDYLHEHCAARGVPMTVRLNPMYVARGTQWARRAEELDGYQPPRLSDIVALAEKKRAEGIPVYLGLTSEGLSDEEKTYRAREDFTRGLLKHGIVMNGDGSVSPRQHLLPITEFSSGSGGADPVLERK
- a CDS encoding transposase domain-containing protein, which produces MLGLCLQRTRSCSSVLRAMIPWDRLARLCGLEWRLPCSRALTKLRDRIGAVPLEVLFARMTEWLPARRAAWSYAFGLRVCAWDGTEIEVADTPSNRHHFGRHRRAGTDSASRRLLAVPTRRPGRRPRLTAQRGPQPQTRPQTAQTPPDQRRDRPGHRSRHHHHHRR
- a CDS encoding DUF1348 family protein, which translates into the protein MASYRDAGGQRWRSHGNELWQVAPDGLLAVREASINDYRLEPSERRL
- a CDS encoding helix-turn-helix transcriptional regulator encodes the protein MELTSFVGRRRELADVRKFLSSSRVVTLTGVGGVGKTRLALRAGALLERSFPGGVWFIELAGLNDPGLVSGTVAAAFGLQHQSGTTPLAQLPDRLRDRPLLLVLDNCEHILDGCAQLARSLLEQCPLMRILTTSRQPLSIAGETVLELAPFSVPPDSAGSPERATLLRYAAVALLEERAQAVDPTFAVSADNAQVVMRLCRRLDGIPLAIELAAVALRFMTAEEIVDRLDHRFQMLTDGDRTAPTRQQTLQNMVDWSYRLCSTAEQVLWARLSVFGPGFDLEAAEVIGSGDGIGTDEVLDLLGGLIDKSIVTAERYPGKTRYRLLDTLRDYGRDRLAELGETTIVRRKHLHYYRHLAAQAEAEWFSAGHTTVFARLRAEHANLRESLEFSASEPGESQAGLVIASSLRFFWLSSGHVYEGRRWLDRFLALSTERDPVRVKALYVDGYLNAALNAASSGSALLEQASALAAELGDQSGAAYVTQISGLTALFNEDPARASALFEDALAKHRLIGDHAAAAYDQIELALAAAFLGDHERAADLFRGCPAVKETYGEQWMRSLALWAKGIADLLAGNYHQATAAELESLRLRLGFHEQFQIALCVEILACIASADGDPARAATLFGVSHTIKKNVDASLAGHKHVARLHDHYEAVARSSLGDETFQKDVHRATRLDFDDAIAWIRNPSKAGEPASLRTEEPHAPVLTPREREVAALVTQGNTNKEIAAIMVISRRTAEAHIDHILTKLGFTTRTQIATWVTQQKTTRRCD
- a CDS encoding inorganic phosphate transporter; the protein is MDISLVLLVIVTAMVFDFTNGFHDTANAMATSIATRALRPKVAVGISAVLNLVGAFLSVQVAQTISSGIVNEARIGPSVVFGGLVGAILWNLATWLVGLPSSSSHALIGGLIGATWVAAGSSAVQFATVVEKIVVPALTSPVIAGVVAMIATYLAYVLTRRTDRSVRVGGFRAGQVASASLVSLAHGTNDAQKTMGVITLTLITAGALPVGSRPPVWVILIAGLSIGVGTYFGGWRIIHTVGKRITEIESPQGFAAEASTAAVILSSSHVGFPLSTTHVASGSVVGAGVGKKLAEVHWGVAGQMVVAWVLTLPAAAAIGAVAGGVASQGVGGTVLVAVVALALAAGAFWVSRRNPINATNVNEVPVS